The DNA sequence GCTTGGCAATCCAAGTGATCTTGACCACTTTTCCCCATACTTTTATGCGTTCTTTAATTACTTCAGCGGTGACAGCCACTCTAAACCACACGTCTCGCCTGTGCAACCGTATCGGGATGCTGCAACAGGTACCCGTCCACAAAAAGTTTGATAGAAGCGCATGATAGACTACTTCGTTCACTGTTACGCTGTTTGACGCGCACCTGTCGACACAACCCTCCGTCGCCTCGTCTGTTCTGGGCGGAAGCAGGAACAACTGAAGCAGCGGTTGCTAGTTATCGCCCTTTGCGACTTGCAGTAAGCTTCGGAGGCACATGACCGACTCGCAAGCCAGGTGTTCCAAATTTCGAAGGAGGTCGGTCCCCTGCCGACTACGCGTACTTCCGCCGGAAGAACTGGCTGCGTCAGTCGCCCCACCTTCTCCGGCCTCACGACTCTCCCCGGCTACCCCAGCGAGCAGGCGCTGTTGCAACTGCGAGTGCTCGCCGAACAGCTCCGATAATTTCTCGGCGGCGAGCGTAACGTTGGCACTCAGCGCCTCTATACTAGATGCGAGCGTGGCGCTTTGCATTCCGGCCGCCTCGGCGCGTTCGTTGACCTGACTCTGAAGCACCGTGACCTCGTCCTCACAAGTGTACCTCACCGATGTTCCGATTTCGCGCCCGGCTGCAGTGACGTCACTGGCAGTGACGACGGTGTTGCCACCTTGTCGCGGGGACCCGGCCTGTGCCGCTGATGACAATGCGTTTCCGCAACCGCCGATGTAGTGGGCCGCAAGCTTGGTGTTCGGGACGCTCTCGCCGCATCGTTGACACGGAAAGGCGTGGAAGGCGCACTCTGCCTCGAAGTGTCGCAG is a window from the Dermacentor albipictus isolate Rhodes 1998 colony chromosome 6, USDA_Dalb.pri_finalv2, whole genome shotgun sequence genome containing:
- the LOC135895742 gene encoding TNF receptor-associated factor 6-like translates to MPDHERRSLHRVCDCVSGVNWRPTRFVDELMLTRYACCVCHVIPNTTVVLPCFHALCEDCRAGCVIEHGGSLCPLDGKPFSGDECDSCHLSAKKKHNLKAHCWNEVHGCDFVGTLETILRHFEAECAFHAFPCQRCGESVPNTKLAAHYIGGCGNALSSAAQAGSPRQGGNTVVTASDVTAAGREIGTSVRYTCEDEVTVLQSQVNERAEAAGMQSATLASSIEALSANVTLAAEKLSELFGEHSQLQQRLLAGVAGESREAGEGGATDAASSSGGSTRSRQGTDLLRNLEHLACESVMCLRSLLQVAKGDN